A stretch of Castanea sativa cultivar Marrone di Chiusa Pesio chromosome 2, ASM4071231v1 DNA encodes these proteins:
- the LOC142623434 gene encoding RAF-like serine/threonine-protein kinase 20 isoform X2 has translation MTSEAPSSSGQQFHNDTQQFPSSLRTAAERKIHNICVQTGEEFSTEFLQDRVAMRRLPHQPKRVGFNFNQNHQLFHEDLNGIVELQRIDSNCDSEFTVFVPGTRYGAEVEKKAYADSINRVYWEYGANGQVPGKFSDESNPDRGTPGPIAPPLYVVGSHQPHYPHGPGFSEGSFSGKMKFLCSFGGRILPRPTDSKLRYVGGETRIVSIRKSITWEELMTKTYAICNQPHTIKYQLPGEDLDALISVCSDEDLHHMLEEYQEQERIEGSQRLRMFLISLNESGSPSSMERRAAQPSDVDYQYVVAVNGIVDPPRKSSSGQSQNSQLGNTSDYSPTFHRDSPTSGYALETKDCSPSSLNKAGMFSNPASQFLTTLQIPRNSSNQSPPISPVQNRDPKKSNVQIYLDQPSANGHQGINPFVMEKLPCDNPYYVDAMGYCHNLPHGTPLMNYHHHYKYLVETDQANELNDRNFHYCIPSKDVHSPSYERQMIKERAFHSEKIAPNADDIMSLWSGPNDTDGSHRKLMHVFSDSHLQEHGERSNCNFSTGREKSTTFAMLNYAQELPIRCKERIRDEHQIDEYENKPTFKAPKDFKENFELGQEIFSWKDGITPYSDQNQQQFEGNFEVTSHDNVIELKNLPDLNCLPSVCQFSEELQSLREGISVPTIIPSERSADSMSECPCGYQLDATAPKVLIKSQRPDEDKQCATTETLSSQVVSDWYPGILPVAPEELLDQESMVPSSNSTTSTVLSRETPVQKVELVIVEDVTDCTPPGIPLCSKIVPCIEDEDSDDLLSPRKTETENSTPESECEGVRVDGRDVYDSISDAAIAEMEAGIYGLQTIKNADLEELQELGSGTFGTVYHGKWRGTDVAIKRIKKSCFSGNTSEQERLIKDFWREAQILSTLHHPNVVAFYGVVPDGPGGTLATITEYMVNGSLRNVLIRKDRVLDRRKRLMIAMDAAFGMEYLHLKNIVHFDLKCDNLLVNLRDPERPICKVGDFGLSRIKRNTLVSGGVRGTLPWMAPELLNGSSSGVSEKVDVFSFGIAMWEILTGEEPYANMHCGAIIGGIVSNTLRPLIPKRCDPEWRKLMEECWCPHPEGRPSFTEIANRLRKMSNAIQKKRHSPANR, from the exons ATGACTAGTGAGGCTCCTAGTTCTTCAGGCCAACAGTTCCACAACGACACCCAACAATTTCCATCAAGTCTTAGAACTGCTGCAGAGAGAAAAATACATAATATCTGTGTGCAGACAGGTGAGGAATTTTCAACTGAGTTTCTGCAGGATCGTGTTGCTATGAGAAGACTACCACATCAGCCAAAGAGAgtgggttttaattttaatcagAACCATCAGCTATTTCATGAGGATCTCAATGGCATTGTTGAGCTACAAAGAATTGATTCTAATTGTGATTCTGAGTTCACAGTGTTCGTCCCAGGGACAAGATATGGGGCTGAGGTGGAGAAAAAGGCTTATGCTGATAGTATAAACAGAGTTTATTGGGAATATGGTGCAAATGGGCAAGTACCGGGTAAGTTTTCTGATGAGAGTAATCCTGATCGAGGCACTCCAGGACCAATTGCTCCACCACTCTATGTAGTGGGGTCCCATCAGCCACACTATCCTCATGGGCCAGGATTTTCAGAAGGCTCTTTCTCTGGAAAGATGAAATTTCTATGCAGCTTTGGGGGAAGAATATTACCAAGGCCGACTGACAGTAAGCTTAGATATGTGGGGGGGGAGACCCGGATTGTATCCATCAGGAAGAGCATCACTTGGGAGGAACTTATGACCAAGACTTACGCAATTTGTAACCAACCTCACACTATCAAATACCAGCTTCCTGGTGAGGATCTTGATGCGCTTATATCTGTTTGTTCAGATGAGGATCTTCATCATATGTTAGAGGAATATCAAGAGCAGGAAAGAATTGAGGGTTCTCAAAGACTCCGGATGTTTCTTATATCTTTAAATGAATCTGGGAGCCCAAGTTCTATGGAAAGAAGGGCTGCCCAGCCAAGCGATGTTGATTATCAGTATGTTGTTGCTGTTAATGGCATAGTGGACCCCCCAAGGAAGAGCTCTAGTGGCCAGAGCCAGAACAGCCAGTTAGGAAACACCTCAGATTATAGTCCAACTTTTCACAGAGACTCTCCTACATCTGGATATGCTTTGGAGACTAAGGATTGTAGTCCAAGTTCCTTGAATAAGGCAGGAATGTTCTCAAACCCTGCTTCTCAGTTTTTAACTACACTTCAGATACCAAGAAACTCCTCCAATCAATCGCCTCCTATATCTCCAGTTCAGAACAGAGATCCTAAGAAGTCTAATGTGCAAATTTATTTGGATCAACCTTCTGCTAATGGCCATCAAGGCATCAATCCATTTGTTATGGAAAAACTACCCTGTGACAATCCCTATTATGTTGATGCCATGGGTTATTGCCATAATCTTCCTCATGGGACTCCATTGATGaattatcatcatcattacAAATATTTGGTCGAAACTGACCAGGCTAACGAACTCAATGACAGAAACTTTCACTACTGTATCCCTAGTAAAGACGTGCATTCTCCATCATATGAGAGACAAATGATTAAGGAAAGGGCATTCCATTCAGAAAAGATTGCCCCTAATGCTGATGATATAATGAGCTTATGGTCAGGGCCTAATGATACAGATGGTTCTCATcgcaaattaatgcatgtattCTCTGACTCACATTTGCAGGAGCATGGTGAGAGGTCCAACTGCAACTTCTCTACTGGGAGAGAAAAATCAACTACATTTGCAATGTTAAATTACGCACAGGAATTGCCAATACGATGCAAAGAGAGAATTCGTGATGAACACCAAATAGATGAATATGAGAATAAGCCTACTTTCAAGGCGCCTAAAGATTTCAAGGAAAATTTTGAACTGGGTCAAGAAATTTTCAGCTGGAAAGATGGGATTACCCCTTATTCTgatcaaaaccaacaacaaTTTGAAGGAAATTTTGAAGTTACATCACATGATAATGTCATTGAGCTTAAGAATTTACCAGACCTTAACTGTCTCCCCAGTGTTTGTCAATTCTCAGAAGAGCTACAAAGCCTCAGAGAAGGGATTTCTGTTCCAACAATCATTCCTTCAGAAAGGTCTGCAGATAGCATGAGCGAATGCCCCTGCGGTTACCAATTGGATGCAACTGCTCCTAAGGTTTTAATCAAGAGCCAAAGACCTGATGAGGATAAGCAGTGTGCTACAACTGAGACATTAAGTAGTCAAGTAGTTTCTGATTGGTACCCTGGAATACTACCTGTTGCACCTGAGGAATTGCTTGACCAAGAATCCATGGTCCCAAGCTCT AACTCAACCACAAGCACTGTTTTGAGTAGAGAGACTCCTGTACAGAAAGTTGAACTG GTTATTGTTGAAGATGTAACCGATTGTACACCTCCTGGCATCCCCTTGTGCTCAAAAATTGTCCCATGTATAGAAGATGAGGATAGTGATGATTTGCTATCCCCTAGGAAAACAGAAACAGAGAATTCCACTCCAGAATCTGAATGCGAG GGTGTGAGAGTTGATGGCAGAGATGTGTATGATTCAATCAGTGATGCTGCAATAGCTGAAATGGAAGCGGGCATCTATGGTTTGCAG ACTATCAAGAATGCTGATCTTGAAGAACTGCAAGAGCTAGGATCTGGTACATTTGGAACTGTATATCATGGAAAGTGGAGGGGAACAGATGTTGCTattaagagaataaaaaagagttGCTTTTCAGGCAACACATCAGAGCAGGAGCGACTG ATTAAAGACTTCTGGCGAGAGGCACAGATACTGTCTACTCTTCACCATCCAAATGTTGTAGCATTCTATGGGGTTGTTCCCGATGGTCCCGGTGGAACATTGGCGACCATAACTGAATATATGGTAAATGGATCATTGAGGAATGTACTAATAAGGAAGGATAG GGTGCTTGATCGTCGAAAAAGGCTTATGATTGCAATGGATGCAGCTTTTGGCATGGAGTATTTacatttgaaaaatattgtccATTTTGATTTAAAGTGTGACAATTTGCTTGTCAATTTGAGGGATCCTGAAAGACCCATTTGCAAG GTTGGAGATTTTGGGTTGTCAAGAATAAAACGCAACACACTTGTCTCTGGTGGTGTTCGAGGAACCCTTCCATGGATGGCACCAGAATTATTAAATGGTAGCAGCAGCGGGGTCTCTGAGAAG GTTGACGTTTTCTCATTTGGTATTGCAATGTGGGAGATTCTGACCGGTGAGGAACCATATGCTAACATGCATTGTGGTGCTATCATAG GAGGAATTGTAAGTAACACGCTCAGGCCTCTAATTCCAAAACGTTGTGATCCTGAGTGGAGAAAGTTAATGGAAGAGTGCTGGTGTCCCCATCCTGAAGGCAGGCCATCATTCACAGAGATAGCAAATAGGCTACGCAAAATGTCAAATGCAATCCAGAAGAAGCGGCATTCTCCTGCAAATAGATAA
- the LOC142623434 gene encoding RAF-like serine/threonine-protein kinase 20 isoform X1, producing the protein MTSEAPSSSGQQFHNDTQQFPSSLRTAAERKIHNICVQTGEEFSTEFLQDRVAMRRLPHQPKRVGFNFNQNHQLFHEDLNGIVELQRIDSNCDSEFTVFVPGTRYGAEVEKKAYADSINRVYWEYGANGQVPGKFSDESNPDRGTPGPIAPPLYVVGSHQPHYPHGPGFSEGSFSGKMKFLCSFGGRILPRPTDSKLRYVGGETRIVSIRKSITWEELMTKTYAICNQPHTIKYQLPGEDLDALISVCSDEDLHHMLEEYQEQERIEGSQRLRMFLISLNESGSPSSMERRAAQPSDVDYQYVVAVNGIVDPPRKSSSGQSQNSQLGNTSDYSPTFHRDSPTSGYALETKDCSPSSLNKAGMFSNPASQFLTTLQIPRNSSNQSPPISPVQNRDPKKSNVQIYLDQPSANGHQGINPFVMEKLPCDNPYYVDAMGYCHNLPHGTPLMNYHHHYKYLVETDQANELNDRNFHYCIPSKDVHSPSYERQMIKERAFHSEKIAPNADDIMSLWSGPNDTDGSHRKLMHVFSDSHLQEHGERSNCNFSTGREKSTTFAMLNYAQELPIRCKERIRDEHQIDEYENKPTFKAPKDFKENFELGQEIFSWKDGITPYSDQNQQQFEGNFEVTSHDNVIELKNLPDLNCLPSVCQFSEELQSLREGISVPTIIPSERSADSMSECPCGYQLDATAPKVLIKSQRPDEDKQCATTETLSSQVVSDWYPGILPVAPEELLDQESMVPSSNSTTSTVLSRETPVQKVELVGFSTQSYEELKIGDVICVQSQESDGHPDNKVLEQVIVEDVTDCTPPGIPLCSKIVPCIEDEDSDDLLSPRKTETENSTPESECEGVRVDGRDVYDSISDAAIAEMEAGIYGLQTIKNADLEELQELGSGTFGTVYHGKWRGTDVAIKRIKKSCFSGNTSEQERLIKDFWREAQILSTLHHPNVVAFYGVVPDGPGGTLATITEYMVNGSLRNVLIRKDRVLDRRKRLMIAMDAAFGMEYLHLKNIVHFDLKCDNLLVNLRDPERPICKVGDFGLSRIKRNTLVSGGVRGTLPWMAPELLNGSSSGVSEKVDVFSFGIAMWEILTGEEPYANMHCGAIIGGIVSNTLRPLIPKRCDPEWRKLMEECWCPHPEGRPSFTEIANRLRKMSNAIQKKRHSPANR; encoded by the exons ATGACTAGTGAGGCTCCTAGTTCTTCAGGCCAACAGTTCCACAACGACACCCAACAATTTCCATCAAGTCTTAGAACTGCTGCAGAGAGAAAAATACATAATATCTGTGTGCAGACAGGTGAGGAATTTTCAACTGAGTTTCTGCAGGATCGTGTTGCTATGAGAAGACTACCACATCAGCCAAAGAGAgtgggttttaattttaatcagAACCATCAGCTATTTCATGAGGATCTCAATGGCATTGTTGAGCTACAAAGAATTGATTCTAATTGTGATTCTGAGTTCACAGTGTTCGTCCCAGGGACAAGATATGGGGCTGAGGTGGAGAAAAAGGCTTATGCTGATAGTATAAACAGAGTTTATTGGGAATATGGTGCAAATGGGCAAGTACCGGGTAAGTTTTCTGATGAGAGTAATCCTGATCGAGGCACTCCAGGACCAATTGCTCCACCACTCTATGTAGTGGGGTCCCATCAGCCACACTATCCTCATGGGCCAGGATTTTCAGAAGGCTCTTTCTCTGGAAAGATGAAATTTCTATGCAGCTTTGGGGGAAGAATATTACCAAGGCCGACTGACAGTAAGCTTAGATATGTGGGGGGGGAGACCCGGATTGTATCCATCAGGAAGAGCATCACTTGGGAGGAACTTATGACCAAGACTTACGCAATTTGTAACCAACCTCACACTATCAAATACCAGCTTCCTGGTGAGGATCTTGATGCGCTTATATCTGTTTGTTCAGATGAGGATCTTCATCATATGTTAGAGGAATATCAAGAGCAGGAAAGAATTGAGGGTTCTCAAAGACTCCGGATGTTTCTTATATCTTTAAATGAATCTGGGAGCCCAAGTTCTATGGAAAGAAGGGCTGCCCAGCCAAGCGATGTTGATTATCAGTATGTTGTTGCTGTTAATGGCATAGTGGACCCCCCAAGGAAGAGCTCTAGTGGCCAGAGCCAGAACAGCCAGTTAGGAAACACCTCAGATTATAGTCCAACTTTTCACAGAGACTCTCCTACATCTGGATATGCTTTGGAGACTAAGGATTGTAGTCCAAGTTCCTTGAATAAGGCAGGAATGTTCTCAAACCCTGCTTCTCAGTTTTTAACTACACTTCAGATACCAAGAAACTCCTCCAATCAATCGCCTCCTATATCTCCAGTTCAGAACAGAGATCCTAAGAAGTCTAATGTGCAAATTTATTTGGATCAACCTTCTGCTAATGGCCATCAAGGCATCAATCCATTTGTTATGGAAAAACTACCCTGTGACAATCCCTATTATGTTGATGCCATGGGTTATTGCCATAATCTTCCTCATGGGACTCCATTGATGaattatcatcatcattacAAATATTTGGTCGAAACTGACCAGGCTAACGAACTCAATGACAGAAACTTTCACTACTGTATCCCTAGTAAAGACGTGCATTCTCCATCATATGAGAGACAAATGATTAAGGAAAGGGCATTCCATTCAGAAAAGATTGCCCCTAATGCTGATGATATAATGAGCTTATGGTCAGGGCCTAATGATACAGATGGTTCTCATcgcaaattaatgcatgtattCTCTGACTCACATTTGCAGGAGCATGGTGAGAGGTCCAACTGCAACTTCTCTACTGGGAGAGAAAAATCAACTACATTTGCAATGTTAAATTACGCACAGGAATTGCCAATACGATGCAAAGAGAGAATTCGTGATGAACACCAAATAGATGAATATGAGAATAAGCCTACTTTCAAGGCGCCTAAAGATTTCAAGGAAAATTTTGAACTGGGTCAAGAAATTTTCAGCTGGAAAGATGGGATTACCCCTTATTCTgatcaaaaccaacaacaaTTTGAAGGAAATTTTGAAGTTACATCACATGATAATGTCATTGAGCTTAAGAATTTACCAGACCTTAACTGTCTCCCCAGTGTTTGTCAATTCTCAGAAGAGCTACAAAGCCTCAGAGAAGGGATTTCTGTTCCAACAATCATTCCTTCAGAAAGGTCTGCAGATAGCATGAGCGAATGCCCCTGCGGTTACCAATTGGATGCAACTGCTCCTAAGGTTTTAATCAAGAGCCAAAGACCTGATGAGGATAAGCAGTGTGCTACAACTGAGACATTAAGTAGTCAAGTAGTTTCTGATTGGTACCCTGGAATACTACCTGTTGCACCTGAGGAATTGCTTGACCAAGAATCCATGGTCCCAAGCTCT AACTCAACCACAAGCACTGTTTTGAGTAGAGAGACTCCTGTACAGAAAGTTGAACTGGTAGGATTTAGCACACAATCTTATGAGGAATTAAAGATTGGAGATGTTATCTGTGTCCAATCACAGGAATCAGATGGTCATCCTGACAATAAGGTACTGGAACAGGTTATTGTTGAAGATGTAACCGATTGTACACCTCCTGGCATCCCCTTGTGCTCAAAAATTGTCCCATGTATAGAAGATGAGGATAGTGATGATTTGCTATCCCCTAGGAAAACAGAAACAGAGAATTCCACTCCAGAATCTGAATGCGAG GGTGTGAGAGTTGATGGCAGAGATGTGTATGATTCAATCAGTGATGCTGCAATAGCTGAAATGGAAGCGGGCATCTATGGTTTGCAG ACTATCAAGAATGCTGATCTTGAAGAACTGCAAGAGCTAGGATCTGGTACATTTGGAACTGTATATCATGGAAAGTGGAGGGGAACAGATGTTGCTattaagagaataaaaaagagttGCTTTTCAGGCAACACATCAGAGCAGGAGCGACTG ATTAAAGACTTCTGGCGAGAGGCACAGATACTGTCTACTCTTCACCATCCAAATGTTGTAGCATTCTATGGGGTTGTTCCCGATGGTCCCGGTGGAACATTGGCGACCATAACTGAATATATGGTAAATGGATCATTGAGGAATGTACTAATAAGGAAGGATAG GGTGCTTGATCGTCGAAAAAGGCTTATGATTGCAATGGATGCAGCTTTTGGCATGGAGTATTTacatttgaaaaatattgtccATTTTGATTTAAAGTGTGACAATTTGCTTGTCAATTTGAGGGATCCTGAAAGACCCATTTGCAAG GTTGGAGATTTTGGGTTGTCAAGAATAAAACGCAACACACTTGTCTCTGGTGGTGTTCGAGGAACCCTTCCATGGATGGCACCAGAATTATTAAATGGTAGCAGCAGCGGGGTCTCTGAGAAG GTTGACGTTTTCTCATTTGGTATTGCAATGTGGGAGATTCTGACCGGTGAGGAACCATATGCTAACATGCATTGTGGTGCTATCATAG GAGGAATTGTAAGTAACACGCTCAGGCCTCTAATTCCAAAACGTTGTGATCCTGAGTGGAGAAAGTTAATGGAAGAGTGCTGGTGTCCCCATCCTGAAGGCAGGCCATCATTCACAGAGATAGCAAATAGGCTACGCAAAATGTCAAATGCAATCCAGAAGAAGCGGCATTCTCCTGCAAATAGATAA
- the LOC142623434 gene encoding RAF-like serine/threonine-protein kinase 20 isoform X3 — translation MTSEAPSSSGQQFHNDTQQFPSSLRTAAERKIHNICVQTGEEFSTEFLQDRVAMRRLPHQPKRVGFNFNQNHQLFHEDLNGIVELQRIDSNCDSEFTVFVPGTRYGAEVEKKAYADSINRVYWEYGANGQVPGKFSDESNPDRGTPGPIAPPLYVVGSHQPHYPHGPGFSEGSFSGKMKFLCSFGGRILPRPTDSKLRYVGGETRIVSIRKSITWEELMTKTYAICNQPHTIKYQLPGEDLDALISVCSDEDLHHMLEEYQEQERIEGSQRLRMFLISLNESGSPSSMERRAAQPSDVDYQYVVAVNGIVDPPRKSSSGQSQNSQLGNTSDYSPTFHRDSPTSGYALETKDCSPSSLNKAGMFSNPASQFLTTLQIPRNSSNQSPPISPVQNRDPKKSNVQIYLDQPSANGHQGINPFVMEKLPCDNPYYVDAMGYCHNLPHGTPLMNYHHHYKYLVETDQANELNDRNFHYCIPSKDVHSPSYERQMIKERAFHSEKIAPNADDIMSLWSGPNDTDGSHRKLMHVFSDSHLQEHGERSNCNFSTGREKSTTFAMLNYAQELPIRCKERIRDEHQIDEYENKPTFKAPKDFKENFELGQEIFSWKDGITPYSDQNQQQFEGNFEVTSHDNVIELKNLPDLNCLPSVCQFSEELQSLREGISVPTIIPSERSADSMSECPCGYQLDATAPKVLIKSQRPDEDKQCATTETLSSQVVSDWYPGILPVAPEELLDQESMVPSSNSTTSTVLSRETPVQKVELVGFSTQSYEELKIGDVICVQSQESDGHPDNKVLEQVIVEDVTDCTPPGIPLCSKIVPCIEDEDSDDLLSPRKTETENSTPESECEGVRVDGRDVYDSISDAAIAEMEAGIYGLQTIKNADLEELQELGSGTFGTVYHGKWRGTDVAIKRIKKSCFSGNTSEQERLIKDFWREAQILSTLHHPNVVAFYGVVPDGPGGTLATITEYMVNGSLRNVLIRKDRVLDRRKRLMIAMDAAFGMEYLHLKNIVHFDLKCDNLLVNLRDPERPICKVGDFGLSRIKRNTLVSGGVRGTLPWMAPELLNGSSSGVSEKEEL, via the exons ATGACTAGTGAGGCTCCTAGTTCTTCAGGCCAACAGTTCCACAACGACACCCAACAATTTCCATCAAGTCTTAGAACTGCTGCAGAGAGAAAAATACATAATATCTGTGTGCAGACAGGTGAGGAATTTTCAACTGAGTTTCTGCAGGATCGTGTTGCTATGAGAAGACTACCACATCAGCCAAAGAGAgtgggttttaattttaatcagAACCATCAGCTATTTCATGAGGATCTCAATGGCATTGTTGAGCTACAAAGAATTGATTCTAATTGTGATTCTGAGTTCACAGTGTTCGTCCCAGGGACAAGATATGGGGCTGAGGTGGAGAAAAAGGCTTATGCTGATAGTATAAACAGAGTTTATTGGGAATATGGTGCAAATGGGCAAGTACCGGGTAAGTTTTCTGATGAGAGTAATCCTGATCGAGGCACTCCAGGACCAATTGCTCCACCACTCTATGTAGTGGGGTCCCATCAGCCACACTATCCTCATGGGCCAGGATTTTCAGAAGGCTCTTTCTCTGGAAAGATGAAATTTCTATGCAGCTTTGGGGGAAGAATATTACCAAGGCCGACTGACAGTAAGCTTAGATATGTGGGGGGGGAGACCCGGATTGTATCCATCAGGAAGAGCATCACTTGGGAGGAACTTATGACCAAGACTTACGCAATTTGTAACCAACCTCACACTATCAAATACCAGCTTCCTGGTGAGGATCTTGATGCGCTTATATCTGTTTGTTCAGATGAGGATCTTCATCATATGTTAGAGGAATATCAAGAGCAGGAAAGAATTGAGGGTTCTCAAAGACTCCGGATGTTTCTTATATCTTTAAATGAATCTGGGAGCCCAAGTTCTATGGAAAGAAGGGCTGCCCAGCCAAGCGATGTTGATTATCAGTATGTTGTTGCTGTTAATGGCATAGTGGACCCCCCAAGGAAGAGCTCTAGTGGCCAGAGCCAGAACAGCCAGTTAGGAAACACCTCAGATTATAGTCCAACTTTTCACAGAGACTCTCCTACATCTGGATATGCTTTGGAGACTAAGGATTGTAGTCCAAGTTCCTTGAATAAGGCAGGAATGTTCTCAAACCCTGCTTCTCAGTTTTTAACTACACTTCAGATACCAAGAAACTCCTCCAATCAATCGCCTCCTATATCTCCAGTTCAGAACAGAGATCCTAAGAAGTCTAATGTGCAAATTTATTTGGATCAACCTTCTGCTAATGGCCATCAAGGCATCAATCCATTTGTTATGGAAAAACTACCCTGTGACAATCCCTATTATGTTGATGCCATGGGTTATTGCCATAATCTTCCTCATGGGACTCCATTGATGaattatcatcatcattacAAATATTTGGTCGAAACTGACCAGGCTAACGAACTCAATGACAGAAACTTTCACTACTGTATCCCTAGTAAAGACGTGCATTCTCCATCATATGAGAGACAAATGATTAAGGAAAGGGCATTCCATTCAGAAAAGATTGCCCCTAATGCTGATGATATAATGAGCTTATGGTCAGGGCCTAATGATACAGATGGTTCTCATcgcaaattaatgcatgtattCTCTGACTCACATTTGCAGGAGCATGGTGAGAGGTCCAACTGCAACTTCTCTACTGGGAGAGAAAAATCAACTACATTTGCAATGTTAAATTACGCACAGGAATTGCCAATACGATGCAAAGAGAGAATTCGTGATGAACACCAAATAGATGAATATGAGAATAAGCCTACTTTCAAGGCGCCTAAAGATTTCAAGGAAAATTTTGAACTGGGTCAAGAAATTTTCAGCTGGAAAGATGGGATTACCCCTTATTCTgatcaaaaccaacaacaaTTTGAAGGAAATTTTGAAGTTACATCACATGATAATGTCATTGAGCTTAAGAATTTACCAGACCTTAACTGTCTCCCCAGTGTTTGTCAATTCTCAGAAGAGCTACAAAGCCTCAGAGAAGGGATTTCTGTTCCAACAATCATTCCTTCAGAAAGGTCTGCAGATAGCATGAGCGAATGCCCCTGCGGTTACCAATTGGATGCAACTGCTCCTAAGGTTTTAATCAAGAGCCAAAGACCTGATGAGGATAAGCAGTGTGCTACAACTGAGACATTAAGTAGTCAAGTAGTTTCTGATTGGTACCCTGGAATACTACCTGTTGCACCTGAGGAATTGCTTGACCAAGAATCCATGGTCCCAAGCTCT AACTCAACCACAAGCACTGTTTTGAGTAGAGAGACTCCTGTACAGAAAGTTGAACTGGTAGGATTTAGCACACAATCTTATGAGGAATTAAAGATTGGAGATGTTATCTGTGTCCAATCACAGGAATCAGATGGTCATCCTGACAATAAGGTACTGGAACAGGTTATTGTTGAAGATGTAACCGATTGTACACCTCCTGGCATCCCCTTGTGCTCAAAAATTGTCCCATGTATAGAAGATGAGGATAGTGATGATTTGCTATCCCCTAGGAAAACAGAAACAGAGAATTCCACTCCAGAATCTGAATGCGAG GGTGTGAGAGTTGATGGCAGAGATGTGTATGATTCAATCAGTGATGCTGCAATAGCTGAAATGGAAGCGGGCATCTATGGTTTGCAG ACTATCAAGAATGCTGATCTTGAAGAACTGCAAGAGCTAGGATCTGGTACATTTGGAACTGTATATCATGGAAAGTGGAGGGGAACAGATGTTGCTattaagagaataaaaaagagttGCTTTTCAGGCAACACATCAGAGCAGGAGCGACTG ATTAAAGACTTCTGGCGAGAGGCACAGATACTGTCTACTCTTCACCATCCAAATGTTGTAGCATTCTATGGGGTTGTTCCCGATGGTCCCGGTGGAACATTGGCGACCATAACTGAATATATGGTAAATGGATCATTGAGGAATGTACTAATAAGGAAGGATAG GGTGCTTGATCGTCGAAAAAGGCTTATGATTGCAATGGATGCAGCTTTTGGCATGGAGTATTTacatttgaaaaatattgtccATTTTGATTTAAAGTGTGACAATTTGCTTGTCAATTTGAGGGATCCTGAAAGACCCATTTGCAAG GTTGGAGATTTTGGGTTGTCAAGAATAAAACGCAACACACTTGTCTCTGGTGGTGTTCGAGGAACCCTTCCATGGATGGCACCAGAATTATTAAATGGTAGCAGCAGCGGGGTCTCTGAGAAG GAGGAATTGTAA